A part of bacterium genomic DNA contains:
- a CDS encoding sugar phosphate isomerase/epimerase codes for MSHRISRRQAIITGAASAGMVLGSSCGKGKQEQVVTPPAQQAVEKGPGREPFWNPGPDKNLVRNLTPGSTPIRLGGYLYPNKKESLTEMVKKLRDSGYAGAVTNPEPWNTMKDSELQELRDALKKYDVAIFEVGGYTNMLHPDEATRQKNLQHLAMCIEAADKVGCPMVGTISGSLDPKDFFNVNPGNWTIETWKVLVDSMKQVLRDTAGMKAGIGMEAQVTTNIDGPLAHKRLIDDVGDPRCTVNLDPVNMVSLATYYHTTELLNQCFDLLGESILGCHAKDTLIWPDKQTVHVQEVCSGRGVMDYETYLVRLSRMQWPRTLLPEHVPAEELIEAAAYIRKVAAKVGVTIL; via the coding sequence ATGTCACACCGTATCTCGCGACGTCAGGCAATCATTACCGGAGCCGCATCCGCCGGAATGGTCCTGGGATCATCCTGCGGTAAAGGAAAACAGGAACAGGTAGTAACTCCGCCAGCACAGCAGGCTGTCGAAAAAGGACCCGGACGGGAACCGTTCTGGAATCCCGGCCCAGATAAAAACCTCGTTCGCAATCTCACTCCCGGCTCTACTCCGATCCGTCTCGGCGGCTACCTGTACCCGAATAAAAAAGAGAGCCTGACCGAAATGGTGAAAAAACTGAGAGATTCCGGTTACGCCGGGGCTGTAACCAATCCGGAACCATGGAATACGATGAAAGATTCCGAATTGCAGGAACTCCGTGATGCGCTGAAAAAATACGATGTTGCTATATTCGAGGTCGGCGGCTATACGAATATGCTTCATCCCGATGAAGCGACCCGCCAGAAGAATCTTCAGCATCTTGCCATGTGCATCGAAGCCGCCGATAAAGTGGGCTGTCCCATGGTCGGAACCATCTCGGGAAGCCTCGACCCCAAGGATTTCTTCAATGTCAATCCCGGCAACTGGACAATTGAAACATGGAAGGTGCTTGTCGACAGCATGAAGCAGGTGCTCAGGGATACCGCGGGAATGAAAGCCGGTATCGGCATGGAAGCTCAGGTCACTACCAACATCGACGGCCCTCTGGCACACAAACGTCTCATCGATGATGTAGGCGATCCGCGGTGTACGGTGAACCTCGACCCGGTCAACATGGTATCGCTCGCCACATATTACCATACCACGGAACTCCTGAACCAGTGCTTCGATCTCTTAGGCGAAAGCATCCTGGGCTGCCACGCCAAGGATACCCTCATCTGGCCGGACAAACAGACAGTTCATGTTCAGGAAGTCTGTTCGGGAAGAGGCGTCATGGATTACGAGACCTACCTTGTAAGACTGAGCAGGATGCAGTGGCCCCGCACCCTCCTGCCGGAACATGTGCCGGCTGAAGAACTGATCGAGGCTGCCGCATATATCAGAAAAGTTGCCGCGAAGGTTGGTGTGACGATTCTCTGA